The Candidatus Eisenbacteria bacterium genome contains a region encoding:
- a CDS encoding MoxR family ATPase produces the protein MSGTPSDLQAVQQLNQARERILAELRKAIVGQEEVVDHLLTALFAGGHVLLVGVPGLAKTLLVSSVARVLDLQFSRIQFTPDLMPSDITGTDILEEDSASGRRALRFIRGPVFANVVLADEINRTPPKTQAALLQAMQEKEVTAGGQTMALPKPFFVLATQNPIELEGTYPLPEAQLDRFMFNVRVDYPGAGEEEQIVASTTSAYVPQLDRVLGAGDILALQQLVRRVPVTEHVVRYAVRLARATRGREDSPEFVRQWVSWGAGPRASQFLVLGAKTRAVMRGRFAPGIEDVQAVAASVLRHRIITNFTAEAEGVKPDRIIADLLKAVPAE, from the coding sequence TTGAGCGGCACCCCATCCGACCTGCAGGCCGTGCAGCAGCTCAACCAGGCCCGCGAACGCATCCTCGCCGAACTGCGCAAGGCCATCGTCGGGCAGGAGGAGGTGGTGGACCACCTGCTCACCGCGCTGTTCGCCGGCGGCCACGTCCTGCTGGTCGGGGTCCCGGGGCTGGCCAAGACGCTGCTCGTCTCGAGCGTCGCGCGCGTGCTGGACCTGCAGTTCAGCCGCATCCAGTTCACGCCAGACCTGATGCCCAGCGACATCACCGGCACCGACATCCTCGAGGAGGACTCGGCCAGCGGGCGGCGCGCGCTGCGCTTCATCCGCGGTCCGGTGTTCGCGAACGTCGTGCTCGCCGACGAGATCAACCGCACACCGCCCAAGACGCAGGCGGCGCTGCTGCAGGCGATGCAGGAGAAGGAGGTCACGGCCGGCGGCCAGACGATGGCGCTGCCGAAGCCGTTCTTCGTCCTCGCGACCCAGAACCCGATCGAGCTCGAAGGCACCTACCCGCTTCCCGAAGCGCAGCTCGACCGCTTCATGTTCAACGTGCGCGTGGACTATCCCGGCGCCGGCGAGGAGGAGCAGATCGTCGCCTCGACGACCTCGGCCTACGTGCCGCAGCTCGACCGGGTGCTCGGCGCCGGGGACATCCTCGCGCTGCAGCAGCTCGTGCGCCGCGTGCCGGTCACCGAGCACGTCGTGCGCTACGCGGTCCGGCTGGCGCGCGCGACGCGCGGGCGCGAGGACTCGCCCGAGTTCGTCCGCCAGTGGGTCAGCTGGGGCGCCGGCCCGCGCGCCTCGCAGTTCCTGGTGCTCGGCGCCAAGACGCGCGCGGTGATGCGCGGCCGCTTCGCGCCCGGCATCGAGGACGTGCAGGCGGTCGCCGCCAGCGTGCTGCGCCACCGGATCATCACCAATTTCACCGCCGAGGCCGAGGGCGTGAAGCCCGACCGGATCATCGCCGACCTGCTGAAGGCCGTGCCGGCGGAGTAG
- a CDS encoding amino acid permease, with translation MSVEMHRRIGLYAATAITVGNIIGSGIFRSPHGVAQELPGFTPVIAAWVLGGVLSLCGSLVLTELAVGQPRTGGLYVFIRESFGDAWGFAFGWANLWVIKPTVIASITSVFALYFCQVLGLGHPAELAVGCVAIFLLTFVNWLGVREGAGAQSLFTTAKLAGIVALCVAAFTVPVAHAPGPIEQAATAGSAGHSLLTAFALAMIGILFAYDGWTDSTYVAGEVVNPRRTLPIAILGGTALVVAVYVLVNFAYYKVLTPDEVASYPAVATEVIHRLVGDWGARALAVLVAVSTFGTINGAILTGPRVTQAMAADGLLWKPLAALDPRRESPARALWIQAVLSCVWLWAAGGFEDVSGWFVTTSWAFYGVTTAALFVQRAREKRGGASAAAAAPSYRSPLHPLPAIVFLVVTAVIIWSDFSSSAPFTSLARLGLPVPRAMAGVLIAATGFPVYWLWWRRGRTAR, from the coding sequence ATGAGCGTCGAGATGCACCGCAGGATCGGGCTCTACGCGGCCACCGCCATCACGGTCGGGAACATCATCGGCTCCGGAATCTTCCGCTCCCCGCACGGGGTCGCGCAGGAGCTGCCCGGGTTTACGCCGGTGATCGCCGCGTGGGTGCTGGGAGGCGTGCTGTCGCTGTGCGGATCGCTCGTGCTGACCGAGCTGGCGGTCGGGCAGCCCAGGACCGGCGGTCTGTACGTCTTCATCCGCGAGAGCTTCGGAGACGCGTGGGGATTCGCCTTCGGCTGGGCGAACCTGTGGGTCATCAAGCCGACCGTGATCGCCTCCATCACCAGCGTGTTCGCGCTCTACTTCTGCCAGGTGCTCGGACTCGGGCACCCGGCGGAGCTGGCCGTGGGCTGCGTCGCGATCTTCCTGCTCACGTTCGTCAACTGGCTGGGCGTTCGCGAGGGTGCGGGCGCGCAGTCGCTGTTCACGACCGCCAAGCTCGCCGGCATCGTCGCGCTGTGCGTCGCGGCGTTCACGGTGCCGGTCGCGCACGCGCCGGGCCCGATCGAACAGGCCGCGACCGCGGGCTCGGCCGGGCACTCGCTGCTGACCGCCTTCGCGCTGGCGATGATCGGCATCCTGTTCGCCTACGACGGCTGGACGGATTCCACCTACGTCGCCGGCGAGGTGGTGAATCCGCGGCGCACCCTGCCCATCGCCATCCTCGGCGGCACCGCGCTCGTGGTCGCCGTCTACGTGCTCGTCAACTTCGCCTATTACAAGGTGCTCACGCCCGACGAGGTCGCCAGCTATCCGGCGGTCGCGACCGAGGTCATCCACCGGCTGGTCGGCGACTGGGGGGCGCGCGCGCTGGCCGTGCTGGTCGCCGTCTCGACCTTCGGCACCATCAACGGCGCGATCCTCACCGGCCCGCGCGTGACGCAGGCGATGGCGGCCGACGGCCTGCTGTGGAAACCGCTCGCCGCGCTCGACCCGCGGCGCGAATCCCCCGCGCGGGCGCTGTGGATCCAGGCGGTGCTGTCGTGCGTGTGGCTGTGGGCCGCCGGCGGCTTCGAGGACGTCTCGGGCTGGTTCGTCACGACCTCGTGGGCCTTCTACGGCGTCACGACCGCGGCGCTGTTCGTGCAGCGCGCCCGCGAAAAGCGCGGCGGCGCGTCCGCCGCTGCGGCGGCGCCTTCGTACCGCTCGCCGCTGCATCCGCTGCCGGCGATCGTGTTCCTGGTCGTCACCGCGGTCATCATCTGGAGCGACTTCTCGAGCAGCGCGCCCTTCACCTCGCTGGCGCGCCTCGGCCTGCCGGTCCCGCGCGCGATGGCCGGCGTGCTCATCGCCGCGACCGGCTTCCCGGTCTACTGGCTGTGGTGGCGTCGCGGCAGGACCGCGCGCTGA
- a CDS encoding DUF58 domain-containing protein: MHRSPFHGFSVEFAEHRPYMPGDPLKNLDWKVLAKSDRYLVKQYTEETNLRCHLLVDLSGSMGFQSARASLSKIEYARSLAAALAYLMLGQQDAVGALLFAERPVSFIPARSVRTHLDVLLKALGAGQPQGRTKLGPVLHELAERIKRRGLVVLISDLMDRPDEVLSGLQHFRHRHHEVIVFHVLDPDEIEFPYHDTATFVDLESGERLTTEPWEIGQRYRERMDAWRDHYRRACREQLVDYVPLDTRTPFDRALLAYLEKRSRLL; encoded by the coding sequence ATGCACCGCTCGCCCTTTCACGGCTTCAGCGTCGAGTTCGCCGAGCACCGGCCGTACATGCCGGGCGATCCGCTCAAGAACCTCGACTGGAAGGTGCTGGCCAAGAGCGACCGCTACCTCGTCAAGCAGTACACCGAGGAAACGAACCTGCGCTGCCACCTGCTGGTGGACCTTTCGGGCTCGATGGGCTTCCAGTCGGCGCGCGCTTCGCTCTCGAAGATCGAGTACGCGCGCTCGCTGGCGGCCGCGCTCGCCTACCTGATGCTCGGGCAGCAGGACGCGGTCGGAGCGCTGCTGTTCGCCGAGCGGCCGGTTTCGTTCATTCCCGCGCGCTCGGTACGCACCCACCTCGACGTGCTGCTCAAGGCGCTCGGCGCCGGCCAGCCGCAGGGCCGCACGAAGCTGGGCCCCGTGCTGCACGAACTGGCCGAGCGCATCAAGCGGCGCGGACTCGTGGTGCTGATCTCCGACCTGATGGACCGGCCGGACGAGGTGCTCTCGGGCCTGCAGCACTTTCGCCACCGCCATCACGAGGTGATCGTCTTCCACGTGCTCGACCCGGACGAGATCGAGTTCCCCTACCACGACACCGCGACGTTCGTGGACCTGGAGAGCGGCGAGCGGCTGACGACCGAACCGTGGGAGATCGGGCAACGCTACCGCGAGCGGATGGACGCCTGGCGGGACCATTACCGGCGCGCGTGCCGCGAGCAGCTCGTGGATTACGTGCCGCTCGACACGCGAACGCCGTTCGACCGCGCGCTGCTCGCCTACCTCGAGAAGCGCTCGAGGCTGCTGTGA